The following proteins come from a genomic window of Oricola thermophila:
- a CDS encoding GNAT family N-acetyltransferase, translated as MNTMQTPTGTEQQVALRRRLDSSAGWLITTPGACDGGQYFAADDPDLLGWDTVLRRLHEDGIFGFRLVDVERQAAIEDQLAGNGCRIEWMDVFRAGANTIREALRGLDLSLPDGYRLIDAETLTYPDTIREVQAFMAANGLAPVSTALLSGRRGPCVPVAVTGPDGAIVATSFCHFPHNVHSPHDDTAWCGLSAVDPHHRGRGLGLAANAMAMRGMIEEKGARAIYQLAAHGDEAARNMAERCGLALDLSLLAGVAMPARNAPGN; from the coding sequence ATGAACACGATGCAGACACCAACCGGAACCGAACAGCAGGTCGCGCTCAGGCGCAGGCTCGACAGCAGTGCTGGCTGGCTGATCACCACGCCCGGTGCCTGCGACGGCGGCCAGTATTTCGCGGCCGACGATCCGGACCTGCTCGGCTGGGACACGGTCCTGCGGCGGCTGCACGAGGACGGCATCTTCGGCTTCCGGCTGGTCGATGTCGAAAGGCAGGCCGCGATCGAGGACCAGCTCGCCGGGAACGGCTGCCGGATCGAGTGGATGGACGTGTTCAGGGCGGGCGCCAACACCATTCGGGAGGCGCTGCGCGGGCTGGACCTGTCCCTGCCGGACGGCTACCGGCTGATCGACGCCGAGACGCTGACCTACCCGGACACGATCCGCGAGGTCCAGGCCTTCATGGCCGCCAACGGGCTGGCGCCGGTCTCCACGGCGTTGCTTTCGGGCAGGCGCGGCCCCTGTGTCCCGGTCGCGGTCACTGGGCCGGACGGGGCGATCGTGGCGACGTCGTTCTGCCATTTTCCGCACAATGTCCACAGCCCGCATGACGACACCGCATGGTGCGGACTGTCCGCCGTCGATCCCCATCACAGGGGGCGGGGGCTGGGTCTCGCCGCCAACGCGATGGCCATGCGCGGCATGATCGAGGAGAAGGGCGCGCGCGCGATCTACCAGCTCGCCGCCCATGGCGACGAGGCAGCGCGCAACATGGCCGAGCGCTGCGGCCTGGCGCTCGACCTGTCGCTGCTTGCAGGCGTGGCGATGCCGGCGCGGAACGCGCCCGGAAACTAG
- a CDS encoding VOC family protein gives MTLVNRIDTVFVPARDTAQAADWYCRMFSMSRIFESAGYVGLRFDGEGRGETALTLYPAERIDRDAHYAFNFSTDDPEALRDALLAEGVEATEIRASGPLRHFDFRDISGNWVNVCHLPAGG, from the coding sequence ATGACGCTGGTCAACCGCATCGACACCGTGTTCGTTCCCGCGCGCGACACCGCGCAGGCCGCGGACTGGTATTGCCGCATGTTTTCCATGAGCCGGATCTTCGAGTCCGCCGGCTATGTCGGCCTGCGCTTCGACGGCGAGGGCCGCGGGGAGACCGCCCTAACCCTCTACCCGGCGGAGCGGATCGACCGCGACGCCCACTACGCCTTCAACTTTTCCACCGACGATCCCGAAGCCCTGCGCGATGCCCTGCTTGCGGAGGGCGTCGAGGCGACGGAGATCCGGGCATCCGGCCCGCTGCGCCATTTCGATTTCCGCGACATCAGCGGCAACTGGGTCAATGTCTGCCACCTGCCCGCCGGCGGCTGA
- a CDS encoding DMT family transporter, translated as MTAMETAPREAEPRPLAGIALMCAGVASLCISDAIAKELTAGYAVMQVLFMRNLLALPVAVAIAWKLGGRAALRSHKPMAHMVRGFIWIGAALLFLTGLRYLELAEATALAFAAPVFITALSALVLKETVGWRRWTAVLVGFAGVLIVVRPGSAAFQAASLFPVATAFVYAVLMISARWVDKRDSMWTLMLYLVISGTLISALAMPFAWRPIAAEHWWLFLGIALFGTMGVTMITQAFRMAPASVVAPLDYTALVWSTLLGWMFWGEMPDFLTYAGAAVIIASGIYIVWREGKLRGQ; from the coding sequence ATGACAGCCATGGAGACTGCTCCGCGGGAAGCGGAGCCAAGGCCGCTTGCGGGCATCGCGCTGATGTGCGCGGGCGTGGCCAGCCTGTGCATCAGCGACGCCATCGCCAAGGAGCTGACCGCCGGCTACGCGGTGATGCAGGTGCTGTTCATGCGCAACTTGCTGGCGCTGCCGGTCGCAGTGGCGATCGCCTGGAAGCTGGGCGGGCGGGCGGCCCTGCGCTCGCATAAGCCGATGGCGCACATGGTGCGTGGCTTCATCTGGATCGGGGCGGCGCTGCTGTTCCTGACCGGGCTGCGTTACCTCGAACTGGCCGAGGCGACGGCGCTGGCCTTCGCCGCGCCCGTCTTCATCACCGCGCTGTCGGCGCTGGTGCTGAAGGAGACGGTCGGCTGGCGGCGCTGGACGGCGGTGCTCGTCGGCTTCGCCGGCGTGCTGATCGTCGTGCGGCCGGGCAGCGCGGCCTTCCAGGCGGCGTCGCTTTTCCCGGTGGCGACCGCCTTCGTCTATGCCGTGCTGATGATCTCCGCGCGCTGGGTGGACAAGCGCGACAGCATGTGGACGCTGATGCTCTACCTCGTGATCTCGGGCACGCTGATCAGCGCGCTGGCCATGCCGTTTGCCTGGCGGCCGATCGCGGCGGAGCACTGGTGGCTGTTCCTCGGCATCGCGCTGTTCGGCACCATGGGCGTGACGATGATCACCCAGGCCTTCCGCATGGCGCCGGCCTCCGTGGTCGCGCCGCTGGACTACACGGCGCTGGTCTGGTCGACGCTGCTGGGCTGGATGTTCTGGGGCGAGATGCCCGATTTCCTGACCTATGCGGGCGCAGCCGTCATCATCGCCAGCGGCATCTACATCGTCTGGCGCGAGGGCAAGCTGCGCGGGCAGTGA
- a CDS encoding nitroreductase family protein, translating into MEGFLPMNDMVDRICARRSVSPKRLGPPGPSAEDLREIARAAAAAPDHGRLGPTRLVHVPDERREALAEAFAAAALEEDPQCDAARLEDARQRARNAPCLLAVIATITDDNPRVPPHEQWISVGASLQNVLLAAEALGYRAMAVSGRRVESRALRAAFGLGEGEHLATFVAVGSHDGEPKATPRRAPETVLEEWKGEMMP; encoded by the coding sequence ATGGAGGGCTTTCTGCCGATGAACGACATGGTGGACCGCATCTGCGCCCGGCGCTCCGTCTCGCCGAAACGGCTCGGACCGCCGGGGCCTTCCGCCGAGGATCTGCGCGAGATCGCGCGGGCCGCCGCCGCCGCACCCGACCACGGGCGGCTGGGGCCGACGCGGCTCGTCCACGTGCCGGACGAAAGGCGCGAGGCGCTGGCCGAGGCCTTCGCCGCCGCCGCGCTGGAGGAGGATCCGCAATGCGACGCGGCGCGGCTGGAGGACGCCCGGCAGCGCGCGCGCAACGCGCCCTGCCTTCTCGCCGTGATCGCGACCATAACGGACGACAACCCGAGGGTGCCGCCGCACGAGCAGTGGATTTCCGTCGGCGCATCGCTGCAGAACGTGCTGCTGGCCGCCGAGGCGCTCGGCTACCGGGCCATGGCGGTCAGCGGCCGCCGGGTGGAAAGCCGGGCGCTGCGCGCCGCCTTCGGGCTGGGCGAGGGCGAGCATCTCGCCACCTTCGTGGCCGTCGGCAGCCACGACGGCGAGCCGAAGGCAACGCCGCGCCGGGCGCCGGAAACGGTGCTCGAGGAATGGAAGGGGGAGATGATGCCCTAA
- a CDS encoding vitamin B12-dependent ribonucleotide reductase translates to MSALARAPAHYILKDRGPETMRIERRFTKEGQSPYADIPFRKATSEIRNPNGSIVFRLEDIDVPSQFSQVAADILAQKYFRKAGVPARLKKVEENDVPSWLWRSVPDEKALAKLPEDERYGSETDARQVFDRLAGTWTYWGWKGGYFDGEEDARAFFDELCYMLATQRVAPNSPQWFNTGLHWAYGIDGPGQGHFYVDPFTGKLKKSDSAYEHPQPHACFIQSVGDDLVNDGGIMDLWVREARLFKYGSGTGSNFSQLRGEGEKLSGGGKSSGLMSFLKIGDRAAGAIKSGGTTRRAAKMVVVDIDHPDIEDYIDWKVKEEQKVAALVTGSKIVRKHLTAIMKACVNCEGQDGDCFDPAKNPALKREIRAAKKSMVPENYIQRVIQFARQGYTEIEFPTYDTDWDSEAYLTVSGQNSNNSISVKDEFLRAVEADGDWNLVNRIDGKVARTVKAKELWDRVGYAAWASADPGIHYNTTMNDWHTCPAEGPIRASNPCSEYMFLDDTACNLASMNLLAYRDVETGKFDIPAYEHTVRLWTVVLEISVMMAQFPSKRIAELSYKYRTLGLGYANIGGLLMTSGIPYDSDEGRAICGALTAIMTGVAYATSAEMAGELGPFPGYKPNAKNMLRVIRNHRRAAHGELQGYEGLSVNPVPLNAADCPDQDLVVHARAAWDRALELGEKNGYRNAQATVIAPTGTIGLVMDCDTTGIEPDFALVKFKKLAGGGYFKIINRAVPEALRTLGYSEAEIAEIEAYAVGHGTLDQAPGINPGSLRAKGFSEETIDKINKSLKSAFDIKFVFNRWTIGDEQMAALMVPEEKLSDPAFDLLTHLGFSKEEIEAANIHICGAMTLEGAPHLKEEHYAVFDCANPCGKIGKRYLSVESHIRMMAAAQPFISGAISKTINMPNDATVEDCKNAYMLSWKLGLKANALYRDGSKLSQPLNSSLIEDSDDEDDAVEAIVEAPAAQRAVEVTERIVERVIEKVVREQEKLPTRRKGYTQKAKVGGHTIFLRTGEYDDGRLGEIFLDMNKEGSTLRALINNFAISVSLGLQYGVPLEEYVEAFVFTKFEPAGMVQGNDAIKSATSILDYVFRELAVSYLGRYDLAHVDQSEFSSTPLGRGIADGKTDPVSTGWTRGHKLSVVAGNAAGRGEPAGSASNAPARAAAPKASNANTVTAVAGASGASSLAAKPAGEIIEEASAFKRDYADRQADFQAETEADAAADAAKARAQATGLSSAAEREAAADLKALEADRRMKAMMQGYTGDMCPECSNFTMVRNGTCLKCDTCGSTSGCS, encoded by the coding sequence ATGTCGGCTTTGGCGCGGGCGCCGGCACACTATATATTGAAAGACAGAGGTCCTGAGACGATGCGGATTGAACGCCGGTTCACCAAGGAAGGTCAGTCACCCTATGCGGACATCCCGTTCCGCAAGGCGACGAGTGAAATCAGGAACCCGAACGGTTCCATCGTCTTTCGCCTCGAGGACATCGACGTGCCGTCGCAGTTCAGCCAGGTGGCGGCCGACATCCTCGCGCAGAAATATTTCCGCAAGGCGGGCGTGCCCGCGCGCCTGAAGAAGGTCGAGGAAAACGACGTCCCGTCCTGGCTGTGGCGCTCCGTGCCCGACGAGAAGGCGCTGGCGAAGCTGCCGGAGGACGAGCGCTACGGCTCCGAGACCGACGCCCGCCAGGTCTTCGACCGTCTTGCCGGCACCTGGACCTACTGGGGCTGGAAGGGCGGCTATTTCGACGGCGAGGAGGACGCCCGCGCCTTCTTCGACGAGCTCTGCTACATGCTCGCCACGCAGCGCGTCGCGCCGAATTCGCCGCAATGGTTCAACACCGGCCTGCACTGGGCCTACGGCATCGACGGCCCCGGCCAGGGCCATTTCTACGTCGATCCCTTCACCGGCAAGCTGAAGAAGTCGGATTCCGCCTACGAGCATCCGCAGCCGCACGCCTGCTTCATCCAGTCGGTCGGCGACGACCTCGTCAATGACGGCGGCATCATGGACCTGTGGGTGCGCGAGGCGCGCCTGTTCAAGTACGGCTCCGGCACCGGCTCCAACTTCTCCCAGCTTCGCGGCGAGGGCGAGAAGCTGTCGGGCGGCGGCAAGTCGTCGGGCCTGATGAGCTTCCTGAAGATCGGCGACCGCGCCGCCGGCGCCATCAAGTCGGGCGGCACCACGCGCCGCGCCGCCAAGATGGTCGTGGTCGACATCGACCACCCGGACATCGAGGACTACATCGACTGGAAGGTGAAGGAGGAGCAGAAGGTCGCCGCCCTCGTCACCGGCTCCAAGATCGTCAGGAAGCACCTGACCGCCATCATGAAGGCCTGCGTCAACTGCGAGGGCCAGGATGGCGACTGCTTCGACCCGGCCAAGAATCCGGCGCTCAAGCGCGAGATCAGGGCCGCCAAGAAGTCGATGGTGCCCGAGAACTACATCCAGCGGGTGATCCAGTTCGCGAGGCAGGGCTACACCGAGATCGAGTTCCCGACCTACGACACCGACTGGGATTCGGAGGCCTACCTGACGGTTTCCGGCCAGAACTCCAACAACTCCATCTCGGTCAAGGACGAGTTCCTGCGCGCCGTCGAGGCCGACGGCGACTGGAACCTGGTCAACCGCATCGACGGCAAGGTCGCCAGGACGGTGAAGGCGAAGGAGCTCTGGGATCGCGTCGGCTACGCCGCCTGGGCGTCGGCGGATCCGGGCATCCACTACAACACCACCATGAACGACTGGCACACCTGCCCGGCGGAAGGCCCGATCCGCGCGTCGAACCCGTGCTCGGAATACATGTTCCTCGACGACACGGCCTGCAACCTGGCCTCGATGAACCTGCTCGCCTATCGCGACGTGGAGACCGGCAAGTTCGACATCCCCGCCTACGAGCACACGGTTCGCCTGTGGACGGTCGTCCTCGAGATCTCCGTCATGATGGCGCAGTTCCCGTCGAAGCGCATCGCGGAGCTGTCCTACAAGTACCGTACGCTGGGCCTCGGCTACGCCAATATCGGCGGCCTGCTGATGACCTCGGGCATTCCCTATGACTCCGACGAGGGCCGCGCCATCTGCGGCGCGCTGACCGCCATCATGACCGGCGTGGCCTATGCCACCTCGGCCGAGATGGCCGGCGAGCTCGGCCCCTTCCCCGGCTACAAGCCGAACGCGAAGAACATGCTGCGCGTCATCCGCAACCATCGCCGCGCGGCCCATGGCGAGCTGCAGGGCTACGAGGGCCTGTCGGTCAACCCGGTTCCGCTGAATGCCGCCGACTGCCCCGACCAGGACCTGGTCGTCCATGCCCGCGCGGCATGGGACAGGGCGCTCGAGCTGGGCGAGAAGAACGGCTACCGCAACGCCCAGGCCACCGTCATCGCGCCGACCGGCACGATCGGCCTGGTCATGGACTGCGACACCACCGGCATCGAGCCGGACTTCGCCCTGGTGAAGTTCAAGAAGCTGGCCGGCGGCGGCTATTTCAAGATCATCAACCGCGCCGTTCCGGAGGCCCTGCGCACGCTTGGCTACTCGGAGGCCGAGATCGCCGAGATCGAGGCCTATGCGGTCGGCCACGGCACGCTCGACCAGGCGCCGGGCATCAACCCGGGCAGCCTGCGCGCCAAGGGCTTCTCCGAGGAGACGATCGACAAGATCAACAAGTCGCTGAAGTCGGCCTTCGACATCAAGTTCGTCTTCAACCGCTGGACCATCGGCGACGAGCAGATGGCGGCGCTGATGGTGCCGGAGGAGAAGCTCTCCGACCCGGCCTTCGACCTGCTCACCCACCTGGGCTTCTCGAAGGAGGAGATCGAGGCGGCCAACATCCACATCTGCGGTGCGATGACGCTGGAAGGCGCGCCGCACCTGAAGGAGGAGCACTACGCCGTCTTCGACTGCGCCAATCCCTGCGGCAAGATCGGCAAGCGCTATCTCTCGGTGGAAAGCCACATCCGCATGATGGCCGCGGCCCAGCCCTTCATCTCGGGCGCGATCTCCAAGACGATCAACATGCCCAACGACGCGACGGTGGAGGACTGCAAGAACGCCTACATGCTGTCCTGGAAGCTGGGTCTCAAGGCCAACGCCCTCTACCGCGACGGCTCCAAGCTCTCGCAGCCGCTCAATTCCTCGCTGATCGAGGATTCGGACGACGAGGACGATGCCGTCGAGGCGATCGTCGAGGCGCCGGCTGCCCAGCGCGCCGTCGAGGTGACCGAGCGCATCGTCGAGCGCGTCATCGAGAAGGTGGTTCGCGAGCAGGAGAAGCTGCCGACGCGGCGCAAGGGCTACACCCAGAAGGCCAAGGTCGGCGGCCACACCATCTTCCTGCGCACCGGCGAGTATGACGACGGCCGCCTCGGCGAGATCTTCCTCGACATGAACAAGGAAGGCTCGACCCTGCGCGCGCTGATCAACAACTTCGCCATCTCGGTGTCGCTCGGCCTGCAATACGGCGTGCCGCTGGAGGAATATGTGGAGGCCTTCGTCTTCACCAAGTTCGAGCCGGCGGGCATGGTCCAGGGCAACGACGCGATCAAGAGCGCGACCTCGATCCTCGACTACGTCTTCCGCGAGCTGGCGGTCTCCTATCTCGGCCGCTACGACCTCGCCCACGTGGACCAGTCGGAGTTCTCCTCCACCCCGCTCGGCCGCGGCATCGCCGACGGCAAGACGGACCCGGTCTCCACGGGCTGGACGCGCGGCCACAAGCTCTCGGTCGTTGCCGGCAACGCGGCCGGCCGCGGCGAGCCGGCGGGTTCCGCGTCGAACGCCCCTGCCCGCGCCGCCGCGCCCAAGGCGTCGAATGCCAACACCGTGACGGCCGTCGCCGGCGCGTCGGGCGCCTCGTCGCTGGCGGCGAAGCCGGCGGGCGAGATCATCGAGGAGGCGTCGGCCTTCAAGCGCGACTACGCGGATCGCCAGGCCGATTTCCAGGCGGAGACGGAGGCCGATGCCGCCGCCGACGCGGCCAAGGCCAGGGCGCAGGCGACGGGGCTGTCCTCCGCCGCCGAGCGCGAGGCCGCGGCCGACCTCAAGGCACTTGAGGCCGACCGCCGCATGAAGGCGATGATGCAGGGCTATACCGGCGACATGTGCCCGGAATGCTCCAACTTCACCATGGTGCGGAACGGCACCTGCCTGAAGTGCGACACCTGCGGCTCGACGAGCGGGTGTAGCTGA
- the gpt gene encoding xanthine phosphoribosyltransferase, with the protein MSLPEKAFPVSWDQFHRDARALAWRIAGVGNGWKAIVCITRGGLVPAAIISRELGIRVVETVCVASYHDYTTQGDIQVLKEVDSALLADDGEGILIVDDLTDTGKTAGLVRAMLPKAHFATVYAKPKGRPLVDTFVTEVSQDTWIYFPWDLGFTYQEPIAEGHKG; encoded by the coding sequence ATGTCCCTACCCGAAAAAGCCTTCCCCGTTTCCTGGGACCAGTTCCACCGCGACGCCCGCGCGCTGGCATGGCGCATCGCCGGCGTCGGCAATGGCTGGAAGGCGATTGTCTGCATCACCCGCGGCGGCCTCGTGCCGGCCGCCATCATTTCCCGCGAGCTTGGCATCCGTGTCGTCGAGACGGTCTGCGTCGCCAGCTACCACGACTACACGACGCAGGGAGACATTCAGGTTCTCAAGGAAGTCGATTCCGCGCTGCTCGCCGATGACGGCGAGGGCATACTGATCGTCGACGACCTGACAGATACCGGCAAGACGGCCGGCCTCGTGCGCGCCATGCTGCCCAAGGCCCATTTCGCCACCGTCTACGCCAAGCCCAAGGGCCGGCCGCTGGTCGACACCTTCGTCACCGAGGTCAGCCAGGATACCTGGATCTATTTCCCGTGGGATCTCGGCTTCACCTACCAGGAGCCGATCGCCGAGGGCCACAAGGGCTGA
- a CDS encoding competence/damage-inducible protein A, producing the protein MPEKNSDPTESEVVTAGALVIGDEILSGRIREKNAGHLAAVLTAIGIDLREVRIVGDDEAAIIEAVNALRARYTYVFTSGGIGPTHDDITADAIAKAFGLPCDHDPQALKLLGDYYADRGLEFTEARKRMARMPEGAAHIDNPISRAPGFLIGNVHVMAGVPAVFQAMLDNVVPTLRTGRVLLSRSVDCPFGEGVIGEPLAKIQDAFPDIAIGSYPKYDAGRFWTEIVLRGAEERRLGEAEAAVAAMVSSLAA; encoded by the coding sequence ATGCCGGAAAAGAATTCCGACCCGACCGAAAGCGAGGTGGTGACCGCCGGCGCCCTGGTCATTGGCGACGAGATTCTCTCGGGCCGCATCCGCGAGAAGAATGCCGGCCATCTTGCCGCCGTGCTGACTGCCATCGGCATCGACCTGCGCGAGGTGCGCATTGTCGGCGACGACGAGGCGGCGATCATCGAGGCCGTCAACGCCCTGCGCGCGCGATATACCTATGTCTTCACCTCGGGCGGCATCGGTCCCACCCATGACGACATTACCGCCGACGCCATTGCCAAGGCCTTCGGCCTGCCCTGCGACCACGATCCACAGGCACTGAAGCTGCTCGGCGACTACTACGCCGACCGCGGCCTCGAGTTCACCGAGGCGCGCAAGCGCATGGCACGGATGCCGGAGGGCGCGGCGCATATCGACAACCCGATCTCCAGGGCGCCGGGCTTCCTCATCGGCAATGTCCATGTCATGGCCGGCGTGCCGGCGGTGTTCCAGGCCATGCTCGACAACGTCGTGCCGACGCTGCGCACCGGCCGCGTGCTGCTTTCGCGCTCGGTCGACTGCCCCTTCGGCGAGGGCGTGATCGGCGAGCCGCTGGCGAAGATCCAGGACGCGTTTCCCGACATCGCCATCGGTTCCTACCCGAAATACGATGCGGGAAGGTTCTGGACGGAGATCGTGCTGCGCGGCGCCGAGGAACGGCGTCTCGGCGAGGCCGAGGCGGCGGTCGCGGCCATGGTTTCCTCTCTGGCCGCCTGA
- a CDS encoding GntR family transcriptional regulator, with translation MELTGQGRKAVENPAASRKSSEAAQSGAPGRAVPLYRKAFGILAARIQGGEIAAGARLQESQIASQFGISRAPARHALALLEKHGLVAKLAGRGYRVRADAVEKAAVAAADLARLDETTLTSAPSWEQIYGEIESEIVARIPFGSWRIREADLARHYGVSRTVSRDVLGRLQQRGVVQKDERSHWFAPELTPGYVAELYELRWTLEPLALTKAASRIPPALLAQMRRRLTEAMDDPAAVDGAVLDMLEEDLHIRLLRHCSNRALMQAITLPQSLLIAHKFLYRWTKRMFLPEPFLPEHADILDRLVAGDVAGAADALENHLRMSLDRAVSRVEAVATGFEPDHLSYLQPIS, from the coding sequence ATGGAACTGACCGGACAGGGCAGGAAAGCGGTGGAAAATCCGGCGGCATCGCGGAAATCGAGCGAGGCCGCGCAGTCCGGCGCACCGGGGCGGGCCGTTCCGCTCTATCGCAAGGCCTTCGGCATCCTCGCCGCCCGCATCCAGGGCGGAGAGATCGCCGCCGGGGCGCGCCTGCAGGAATCGCAGATCGCGTCGCAGTTCGGAATCAGCCGTGCGCCGGCGCGCCACGCGCTCGCGCTGCTGGAAAAACACGGTCTCGTCGCCAAGCTCGCCGGCCGCGGATACAGGGTGCGCGCCGATGCCGTGGAAAAAGCCGCCGTCGCCGCGGCCGACCTCGCCCGGCTGGACGAAACGACGCTCACCAGCGCCCCGAGCTGGGAACAGATCTATGGCGAGATCGAGAGCGAGATCGTCGCCCGCATTCCCTTCGGCAGCTGGCGGATCAGGGAGGCCGATCTGGCCCGCCACTACGGCGTCAGCCGCACGGTGTCGCGCGATGTGCTTGGCCGGTTGCAGCAGCGCGGCGTGGTGCAGAAGGACGAGCGGTCGCACTGGTTCGCCCCGGAATTGACGCCGGGCTACGTCGCGGAACTCTACGAACTGCGATGGACCCTGGAGCCGCTCGCCCTGACCAAGGCCGCGTCGCGCATCCCTCCGGCCCTGCTTGCACAGATGCGGCGACGCCTCACCGAGGCGATGGACGATCCCGCGGCCGTGGACGGGGCCGTGCTCGACATGCTGGAGGAGGACCTCCACATCCGCCTGCTGCGCCATTGCAGCAACCGCGCGCTCATGCAGGCAATCACCCTGCCCCAATCGCTGCTGATCGCGCACAAGTTCCTGTACCGCTGGACGAAACGCATGTTCCTGCCCGAACCGTTCCTGCCCGAACACGCGGACATTCTAGACCGGCTGGTGGCCGGGGATGTCGCGGGCGCGGCGGATGCGCTGGAGAATCACCTGCGCATGTCTCTCGACCGCGCCGTTTCCCGTGTCGAGGCGGTCGCAACCGGCTTCGAGCCCGATCACCTGTCCTATTTGCAGCCGATTTCGTGA
- a CDS encoding SDR family NAD(P)-dependent oxidoreductase, which translates to MAMAATAAAKRRETEMRDTGMYELEGKTALVIGGTGGIGRELARGFRDAGADVLVAGRSREKLAETATFLYPDAPDKVGYQVDARSPAELRRLRDEVLADHRRLDILVNCQGTTAIKPALELTEAEYDAIADTNLKSTFFACTVFGAGMIAAGGGSIVNIASLAAHNGWALAAAYSASKWGVVGVTKSLAAEWGSRNVRVNAIAPGFFLTDLNRERMSPQRKEEARRRAAMERMGELHELVGAAIFLASPASGFVTGSVVNVDGGYLASGI; encoded by the coding sequence ATGGCAATGGCGGCAACGGCCGCCGCGAAACGCAGGGAGACCGAGATGAGGGATACCGGCATGTACGAACTGGAAGGAAAGACGGCGCTCGTCATCGGGGGCACCGGCGGGATCGGCCGCGAGCTGGCCCGCGGCTTTCGCGACGCCGGTGCGGATGTACTGGTCGCGGGACGCTCTCGCGAAAAGCTCGCCGAGACCGCGACGTTCCTCTACCCGGACGCGCCCGACAAGGTCGGCTACCAGGTGGACGCCCGGTCGCCGGCGGAGTTGCGGCGTCTGCGCGACGAGGTTCTCGCCGACCACCGCCGGTTGGACATTCTCGTCAATTGCCAGGGCACCACGGCGATCAAGCCGGCGCTCGAACTGACCGAGGCGGAATACGATGCCATCGCCGACACCAACCTGAAGAGCACGTTCTTCGCCTGCACCGTCTTCGGTGCCGGCATGATTGCCGCGGGCGGCGGCAGCATCGTCAACATCGCTTCGCTTGCCGCCCATAACGGCTGGGCGCTTGCCGCGGCCTACAGCGCGAGCAAGTGGGGCGTCGTCGGCGTGACGAAGAGCCTGGCCGCCGAGTGGGGTTCCAGGAATGTGCGCGTCAATGCGATCGCCCCGGGCTTCTTCCTGACCGACCTGAACCGCGAGCGGATGTCGCCGCAGCGCAAGGAGGAGGCCCGCCGGCGTGCCGCGATGGAAAGAATGGGCGAATTGCACGAACTGGTCGGCGCGGCTATTTTCCTCGCATCCCCCGCTTCGGGCTTCGTGACCGGTTCGGTTGTGAATGTGGACGGCGGATACTTGGCATCCGGCATATGA
- a CDS encoding SDR family oxidoreductase — protein sequence MAGRLQGKRAFVTGAGQGIGRETALAFAAEGAEVVAASRTLEKMADLPRMHGSIAPVVLDVADRDALAAALAEAGRIDILFNCAGWVHDGTITECSDEDWQRGLDVNVTAAFRAIRAVLPQMTERGSGSIINVASVASSITGVARRAAYGASKAALIGLTKGVAREVIATGVRCNALCPGTTESPSLVERMKATGDEEAARREFISRQPMGRLGRAEEMAAAAVFLASDESAFMTGQLVIMDGGQTL from the coding sequence TTGGCTGGACGGTTGCAGGGAAAGCGCGCATTCGTAACCGGGGCGGGGCAGGGGATCGGCCGCGAAACGGCGCTGGCCTTCGCCGCGGAAGGGGCGGAGGTCGTCGCGGCAAGCCGGACACTCGAGAAGATGGCCGATCTGCCGCGCATGCATGGCTCGATCGCGCCTGTCGTGCTCGACGTTGCCGACCGCGATGCGCTGGCAGCGGCGCTCGCGGAGGCGGGCCGCATCGACATTCTCTTCAATTGCGCGGGCTGGGTGCATGACGGCACGATCACCGAATGCTCCGACGAGGACTGGCAGCGCGGGCTGGACGTGAACGTCACCGCCGCCTTCCGGGCCATTCGCGCGGTGCTGCCGCAGATGACCGAGCGCGGCAGCGGCTCCATCATCAACGTCGCCTCGGTCGCCTCCAGCATTACCGGCGTGGCGCGCCGGGCGGCATATGGCGCCAGCAAGGCCGCGTTGATAGGGCTGACCAAGGGCGTGGCGCGGGAAGTGATCGCCACCGGCGTACGCTGCAACGCGCTGTGCCCGGGCACGACCGAATCGCCCTCGCTGGTCGAGCGCATGAAGGCGACCGGCGACGAGGAGGCCGCGCGCCGCGAGTTCATCTCCCGCCAGCCGATGGGGCGCCTGGGGCGGGCCGAGGAAATGGCCGCGGCGGCGGTCTTTCTCGCCAGCGACGAATCCGCATTCATGACCGGCCAGCTGGTCATCATGGACGGAGGTCAGACGCTCTGA